One part of the Streptomyces sp. NBC_01571 genome encodes these proteins:
- a CDS encoding IS5 family transposase: MPALPSWLTEPLWDQFVALLPKRPEFHPDHPLGCHRRRISDRIIFDKMLQLLRFGCSYEAIADTACSATTIRTRRDEWIQLGVFAQLKKIALDSYDRIVGLVLDQIAVDGSITKAPGGGEAAGRSPVDRGKQGLKRSGMTDGYGIPLGRVLAGANRHDSPLLAPTLDRLDDLGPLPDDITVHLDAGYDSDKTRELLSERGLHGRIAHKGEKAPIQASRRWHVERTHAWQNAFYRLARCYERRATVIDAFFDLADTIITVRSLIRRAWTTHRWDERPNRRP; this comes from the coding sequence GTGCCCGCGCTGCCATCATGGCTCACCGAACCGCTCTGGGACCAATTCGTGGCTCTGCTGCCCAAGCGGCCGGAGTTCCATCCGGACCATCCACTCGGCTGCCATCGGCGGCGCATCAGTGACCGGATCATCTTCGACAAGATGCTGCAACTGCTGCGCTTCGGCTGCTCCTACGAGGCGATCGCCGACACGGCCTGCTCGGCCACCACGATCCGCACCCGCCGCGACGAGTGGATACAACTCGGCGTGTTCGCCCAGCTCAAGAAGATCGCGCTGGACTCCTACGACCGGATCGTCGGCCTCGTCCTCGACCAGATCGCCGTGGACGGCTCCATCACCAAGGCGCCCGGAGGCGGCGAGGCAGCCGGTCGCTCACCAGTCGACCGCGGCAAACAGGGCCTGAAACGCTCAGGCATGACGGACGGGTACGGCATTCCCCTGGGCCGTGTCCTGGCCGGCGCCAACCGCCACGACTCCCCGTTGCTCGCCCCGACCCTGGACCGCCTGGACGACCTGGGGCCGTTACCCGACGACATCACCGTGCACCTGGACGCCGGCTACGACTCGGACAAGACCCGCGAGCTGCTCAGCGAACGCGGCCTGCACGGCCGCATCGCACACAAGGGGGAGAAGGCGCCCATCCAGGCCAGCAGGCGCTGGCACGTCGAACGCACCCATGCCTGGCAGAACGCCTTCTACCGGCTCGCCCGCTGCTACGAGCGGCGCGCCACTGTCATCGACGCATTCTTCGACCTCGCCGACACCATCATCACCGTGCGTAGCCTGATTCGACGGGCATGGACAACACACCGCTGGGACGAACGCCCGAACCGCCGGCCGTGA
- a CDS encoding IS3 family transposase — translation MTGAQFAAVAFNTARNQALEELTGLVGRVQACAALGVSRATYYRRHRRSPAPAKPRPERRRHPRALAPEEEIRVLDVLHCPEFADMAPAEIYAVLLDRGVYLCSESTMYRLLRRHGEVRERRRQAVHPPRTVPELVAEGPNRVWSWDITKLKGPVKGVYYCLYTIIDIFSRYTVGWMIAAHENKDLAERFLSESIAKYGIEPGQLTIHSDRGSPMVAQNVAQMMAGLGVTKSHSRPKTSNDNPYSESQYKTLKYRHDFPERFGSLEDARAWCTHFFTWYNEEHRHSGIGLHTPYDVHFGLAEQLREMRADVLQAVYAKHPERFVRKPPEPPKLPAAAWINQPAPDGPLIPAQR, via the coding sequence GTGACCGGGGCCCAGTTCGCGGCCGTGGCGTTCAACACCGCCCGCAACCAGGCTCTTGAAGAGCTCACCGGGCTGGTCGGACGCGTCCAGGCATGCGCCGCGCTCGGCGTGAGCCGTGCCACCTACTACCGCCGACACCGCCGAAGCCCCGCCCCGGCCAAGCCGCGGCCAGAACGGCGCCGACACCCCCGCGCTCTCGCGCCCGAGGAGGAGATACGGGTCCTCGATGTGCTCCATTGCCCGGAGTTCGCCGACATGGCGCCCGCCGAGATCTACGCGGTGCTCCTGGACCGGGGTGTCTACCTGTGCTCGGAGTCGACGATGTACCGGCTCCTGCGACGGCACGGCGAGGTCCGTGAACGCCGCCGCCAGGCCGTCCACCCACCCCGGACCGTTCCCGAGCTGGTCGCCGAGGGCCCGAACCGGGTCTGGAGCTGGGACATCACGAAGCTGAAGGGGCCGGTCAAGGGCGTCTACTACTGCCTCTACACGATCATCGACATCTTCAGCCGCTACACGGTCGGCTGGATGATCGCCGCGCACGAGAACAAGGACCTCGCGGAGCGGTTCCTGTCCGAGTCGATCGCCAAGTACGGTATCGAACCAGGACAGTTGACGATCCACTCGGACCGCGGGTCCCCGATGGTCGCGCAGAACGTTGCCCAGATGATGGCCGGTCTCGGCGTCACCAAGTCGCATTCGCGGCCGAAGACGTCGAACGACAACCCGTACAGCGAGAGCCAGTACAAGACCCTGAAATACCGGCACGACTTTCCCGAGCGTTTCGGATCCCTCGAGGACGCCCGGGCGTGGTGCACCCACTTCTTCACCTGGTACAACGAGGAGCATCGGCACTCCGGAATCGGCCTGCACACGCCCTACGACGTGCACTTCGGTCTCGCCGAGCAGCTCCGCGAGATGCGTGCCGACGTCCTCCAGGCGGTCTACGCGAAGCACCCCGAACGCTTCGTCCGCAAACCACCCGAGCCCCCCAAGCTCCCCGCAGCGGCCTGGATCAACCAGCCGGCACCAGACGGCCCACTGATCCCAGCACAGCGTTAA
- a CDS encoding transposase: protein MASTNDHGTPDPQVEARSTGPRRYTAEYKARILAEYETLDKKDKGALLRREGLYSSLITTWRQQRDKGARDALAASAGRPKADPRDKEIAKLKAEKARLEADLAKARTVIEVQGKLSALLDQFATDSAPNRNGEKNR from the coding sequence GTGGCCAGCACGAATGACCACGGGACCCCTGATCCGCAGGTAGAAGCCCGTTCGACCGGTCCGCGCCGGTATACCGCGGAGTACAAGGCGAGAATCCTCGCGGAGTACGAGACGTTGGACAAGAAGGACAAGGGCGCTCTGCTGCGGCGGGAGGGTCTGTACTCGTCGTTGATCACGACGTGGCGGCAGCAACGGGACAAGGGCGCCCGGGACGCGCTCGCCGCGTCGGCCGGACGGCCGAAGGCGGACCCGAGGGACAAGGAGATCGCGAAGCTGAAGGCGGAGAAGGCCCGCCTGGAAGCCGACCTCGCGAAGGCCCGCACCGTCATCGAGGTCCAGGGAAAACTCTCCGCGCTGCTCGACCAGTTCGCCACGGACAGCGCCCCGAACAGGAACGGCGAGAAGAACCGGTGA
- a CDS encoding ATP-binding protein yields MNTPLADRPDDFGRYLTVLPGWRAFVAASVGKPMVMLGEAEYAALVHEAESDALAKDEKNTYDEDRLDHHARLQVVATSTVRHTVTCGRRLVILNRGAISARRGLIVTGPANTGKTISLTQLGLAHELQDRRRHPGQDERIPVIYITVPPAATPRMIAAEFARFLGLPVLRSSNITDLIESVVGVCTKARSGLVLVDEIHNISLDTRTGAEASDTLKYFSERIPATFAYAGIDIENSSLLTGTRGDQIAARFTSVATHPFPYNAEWKGLVAQMEANLLLHQHKRGTITRLDRFLHTRTDGMIGTLSHQLRGAAVDAILTGTEKITKAGLLAVDLDIASRRKRPGGPSATNDEGCRSNQGSKVHEQAVSSAQQASDVGRPLKGSAPNPLCQSRSSQAYWMIH; encoded by the coding sequence GTGAACACCCCGCTGGCCGACCGGCCGGACGACTTCGGCCGCTACCTGACGGTCCTGCCCGGCTGGCGCGCGTTCGTCGCGGCCTCTGTCGGCAAGCCGATGGTCATGCTCGGCGAGGCTGAGTACGCCGCGCTGGTTCATGAGGCTGAATCCGACGCACTGGCCAAAGACGAGAAGAACACCTACGACGAGGATCGCCTTGACCACCACGCCCGCCTGCAAGTGGTCGCCACCTCCACCGTCCGGCACACCGTCACCTGCGGCCGCCGCCTGGTCATCCTCAACCGTGGCGCGATCAGCGCCCGCCGAGGCCTGATTGTCACCGGGCCGGCCAACACCGGCAAGACGATCTCCCTGACCCAGCTCGGTCTGGCCCACGAACTCCAGGACCGCCGCCGTCACCCCGGCCAGGACGAACGCATACCGGTCATCTACATCACCGTCCCGCCCGCCGCGACACCCCGCATGATCGCAGCCGAGTTCGCCCGCTTCCTCGGCCTCCCGGTCCTGCGAAGCTCCAACATCACCGACCTCATCGAATCCGTGGTCGGCGTCTGCACCAAGGCCCGCAGCGGCCTCGTCCTGGTCGACGAGATCCACAACATCTCCCTGGACACCCGCACGGGAGCCGAAGCGTCCGACACGCTCAAGTACTTCTCCGAGCGCATCCCCGCGACCTTCGCCTACGCGGGCATCGACATCGAGAACAGCAGCCTGCTGACCGGCACCCGCGGCGACCAGATCGCCGCCCGTTTCACCTCGGTCGCCACCCATCCTTTCCCCTACAACGCGGAATGGAAAGGGCTGGTCGCCCAGATGGAAGCCAACCTGCTACTGCACCAGCACAAACGCGGCACTATCACGCGCCTGGACCGATTCCTCCACACCCGCACCGACGGCATGATCGGCACCCTGTCCCACCAGCTTCGCGGAGCCGCCGTCGACGCCATCCTCACCGGCACCGAAAAGATCACCAAAGCCGGTCTGCTGGCCGTCGATCTGGACATCGCCTCCCGCCGCAAGCGCCCGGGAGGCCCCTCGGCCACGAACGACGAAGGGTGCAGATCCAATCAGGGTTCCAAGGTCCACGAGCAGGCCGTTTCTTCAGCGCAGCAGGCCAGCGACGTGGGGCGGCCCCTCAAAGGATCTGCACCCAACCCTCTCTGTCAAAGTAGATCGAGTCAGGCATACTGGATGATTCATTGA
- a CDS encoding Mu transposase C-terminal domain-containing protein: MGRLTRPPTLVVGERVRFDGQVRGVLEVTAQAVVLEDAGDPHRVVALIELFEAEDFEVLFRPERMPLPASSVLEALPAAAVTQALWWESHILEVVHGLPPDAEPGTEPREEYGPGTSLTGREKAKASELSRAGHPVTASTVARLRRRYLKDGVAGLADGRAARKRPEFGTVDPEVVDAMRQAIKEGVDSSTRTASYLIWRTKEILEQTQEGHAVTWPSRATLYRLVEKLTAGTHATGSAVTRRSKAHTAAVPFGELTVSAPGEVMQIDSTPLDVMVRLDNGVVGKVELTAMIDVATRTPTAVVLRPSTKSVDASVLLARTVTPELMRPGWVDALKMSRSVLPHRRLLTLDERLKHAAAKPVIVPEMIVCDHGKAFISRNFRASCRFLEIDFQPTHKGAPFEKGHIEKMLGSVATMFAQFLPGHTGRNTDHRGRHPEKENLWSLPELQELLDEWVVARWLNRPHEGLRDPDHPGRLFTPNQKYAALIESCGYVPVALSGQDYIELLPAAWRAVNAYGIRINNRTYDAPELGPMRRHHSGVTAKRGLWEVHRDPYDVSRVWVRNHRGDGGWVQATWKYLNRAPVPFGDLAWDHVSHQLPKATEEELAEAVAALLTRAHAGPTQVAEGKKSKKNKPSKRDRQVTARTRATAPAVISPQPEPSQETAGEPVAEEQQEDEEPMAEVIPLGLFDPLEDPWRRP, from the coding sequence ATGGGCCGGTTGACGCGTCCGCCGACTCTGGTGGTCGGTGAGAGAGTCCGATTCGATGGGCAGGTCCGGGGGGTTCTTGAGGTGACCGCCCAGGCCGTGGTCCTGGAGGATGCCGGGGATCCGCACCGGGTGGTGGCCTTGATCGAGCTGTTCGAGGCGGAGGACTTCGAGGTCTTGTTCCGTCCGGAGCGGATGCCGCTGCCGGCCTCTTCCGTTCTGGAGGCGCTCCCGGCGGCAGCGGTCACACAGGCACTGTGGTGGGAGAGCCACATCCTGGAAGTGGTGCACGGACTGCCGCCGGACGCGGAGCCCGGGACGGAACCGCGCGAGGAGTACGGGCCGGGCACGTCGCTGACCGGGCGGGAGAAGGCCAAGGCCTCGGAGCTTTCGAGGGCTGGGCACCCGGTGACGGCCAGCACGGTCGCCCGGCTGCGTCGCCGCTATCTGAAGGATGGGGTTGCGGGGCTGGCTGATGGCCGCGCGGCCCGCAAGCGGCCGGAGTTCGGGACGGTGGACCCCGAGGTGGTGGACGCGATGCGTCAGGCCATCAAGGAAGGCGTCGACTCCTCCACCCGGACCGCGTCCTACCTGATCTGGAGGACGAAGGAGATCCTAGAGCAGACCCAGGAAGGACATGCGGTTACGTGGCCGTCCCGGGCCACGCTCTACCGGTTGGTGGAGAAACTGACGGCGGGCACCCACGCAACGGGCTCGGCCGTCACACGCCGGTCGAAGGCCCACACGGCGGCTGTCCCGTTCGGGGAACTGACCGTCAGCGCCCCGGGCGAGGTCATGCAGATCGACTCCACCCCGCTCGATGTGATGGTCCGCCTCGACAACGGGGTCGTCGGCAAGGTCGAACTCACGGCGATGATCGACGTCGCGACCCGGACCCCGACAGCGGTCGTTCTCCGGCCGTCGACGAAGTCGGTTGACGCCAGCGTGTTGCTGGCCAGGACTGTTACTCCGGAACTGATGCGCCCGGGCTGGGTGGACGCGCTCAAGATGTCCCGCTCCGTTCTGCCGCACCGGCGGCTGCTGACCCTGGACGAGCGCCTCAAACACGCGGCCGCCAAGCCGGTGATCGTCCCGGAAATGATCGTCTGCGATCACGGGAAGGCGTTCATCTCACGCAACTTCCGAGCCTCCTGCCGGTTCCTGGAGATCGACTTCCAGCCGACCCACAAAGGCGCGCCCTTCGAGAAGGGCCACATCGAGAAAATGCTGGGCTCGGTCGCCACGATGTTCGCGCAGTTCCTCCCCGGCCACACCGGCCGCAACACCGACCACCGCGGCCGGCACCCGGAGAAGGAAAATCTGTGGTCACTGCCCGAATTGCAGGAACTGCTCGATGAGTGGGTCGTCGCAAGGTGGTTGAACCGCCCCCACGAAGGACTACGCGACCCCGACCATCCTGGCCGGCTGTTCACGCCGAACCAGAAGTACGCCGCGCTGATCGAGTCCTGCGGCTACGTCCCGGTCGCCCTCAGCGGCCAGGACTACATCGAGCTCCTGCCCGCGGCCTGGCGGGCCGTCAACGCCTACGGCATCCGGATCAACAACCGCACCTACGACGCCCCGGAACTCGGGCCGATGCGGCGCCACCATTCAGGCGTCACCGCCAAGCGGGGTCTTTGGGAGGTCCACCGCGACCCCTACGACGTCTCCCGGGTCTGGGTACGCAACCACCGCGGAGACGGCGGATGGGTCCAGGCGACCTGGAAATACTTGAACCGGGCACCTGTCCCCTTCGGAGACCTCGCCTGGGACCACGTCAGCCACCAGCTGCCCAAGGCCACCGAGGAAGAACTCGCCGAGGCCGTGGCCGCCTTGCTGACCCGCGCACATGCCGGCCCTACCCAAGTCGCTGAGGGAAAGAAGAGCAAGAAGAACAAGCCCTCCAAGCGGGACCGGCAGGTGACCGCTCGGACCAGAGCCACGGCTCCGGCCGTGATCTCTCCGCAGCCCGAGCCGTCCCAGGAGACCGCGGGCGAGCCCGTTGCGGAAGAACAGCAGGAAGACGAAGAACCGATGGCCGAGGTGATCCCGCTCGGGCTCTTCGACCCGCTTGAGGACCCCTGGAGACGCCCGTGA
- a CDS encoding TnsA-like heteromeric transposase endonuclease subunit: MEALSRAYGDEALAAFELDFLSDGERRRLPLGASWQVPFEVAEPVRPFRWGKETPGFAGWYYSVTVRDHVGYESWLERDRLILLDCDPQVTAISSQPFWLHWDDGRGRRRHAPDYFVRLAAGRARVVDVRAEDDMDDRTREAFAATERACEAVGWEFEWAGRPDPVFMANVRWLSRYRRARSGRPEAVAERLLEVFSEPRGLWEGSGRVGDRIQVLPVLFHLLWSGKLKADLSGGLLETGSLVWAKGRQRWAG, encoded by the coding sequence GTGGAAGCGCTGTCGCGTGCGTACGGCGATGAGGCGTTAGCAGCGTTTGAGCTGGACTTTCTCAGCGATGGAGAGCGCCGCAGGCTCCCTCTGGGAGCGAGTTGGCAGGTTCCGTTCGAGGTGGCCGAACCTGTCCGGCCGTTCCGTTGGGGCAAGGAAACGCCGGGCTTCGCCGGCTGGTACTACTCGGTGACCGTGCGGGATCACGTGGGGTATGAGTCGTGGCTGGAGCGAGACCGGTTGATCCTGCTCGACTGCGATCCGCAGGTGACGGCGATATCGTCGCAGCCTTTCTGGCTGCACTGGGACGACGGCCGGGGACGGCGTCGTCACGCTCCGGACTACTTCGTCCGGCTGGCTGCGGGGCGGGCCCGGGTCGTGGACGTTCGTGCCGAGGACGACATGGATGATCGGACACGGGAGGCCTTCGCAGCGACCGAGCGTGCTTGTGAGGCCGTGGGCTGGGAGTTCGAGTGGGCCGGCCGTCCTGATCCGGTGTTCATGGCCAACGTCCGGTGGCTGTCGCGGTATCGCCGGGCACGCTCCGGTCGGCCGGAGGCTGTGGCTGAGCGCCTTCTGGAGGTGTTCAGCGAGCCGAGGGGCTTATGGGAGGGCAGCGGACGGGTCGGCGACCGGATCCAGGTTCTGCCGGTGCTGTTCCACCTGCTGTGGTCGGGGAAGTTGAAGGCGGATCTGTCGGGAGGGCTGTTGGAGACCGGGAGTCTGGTCTGGGCGAAGGGGCGGCAGCGATGGGCCGGTTGA